Part of the Shewanella eurypsychrophilus genome is shown below.
AATGGTATGTCTATTCATGCCTATATCGATGATAAGTCTGCACTGAGTAAGACCTACTACTCGACTGGTGGCGGCTTTATTGTCGATGAAGAGCACTTTGGCTTAACGGCGGCCAATGAAGTCATGGTGCCTTTTCCCTACGCCTATGCATCTGAATTACTCGAGCAGTGTACCCAAGCAGGCATGAGTATCAGCGCCTTAATGATGGAAAATGAGAAGGCTTTCAGCAGTGAAAAAGCCATCTATGAAGGCTTTGGTGCTGTATGGGATGTGATGAAAGCCGGCATAGAAAAAGGGCAAAAAACTGAAGGTGTGCTTGCGGGGCCTCTTCGCGTACCAAGGCGTGCACCGGCACTATACCGTCAATTGAAAACCAACGAGAGGCTATCTTCAGATCCTATGGAAGTCATTGATTGGGTGAACATGTTTGCCCTCGCTGTCAGTGAAGAGAATGCCGCTGGTGGACGCGTGGTGACATCGCCGACGAATGGCGCTGCAGGCATAATTCCTGCTGTGATGGCTTATTACGATAAGTTTATTCAACCCATGGGTGAGCAAGAATATACTCGCTTTTATTTAGCAGCAGCCGCTGTTGGCTCGCTTTATACGCGAAATGCGTCGATCTCTGGTGCCGAAGTGGGTTGTCAGGGAGAGGTTGGAGTTGCCTGTTCTATGGCCGCTGCGGGCTTAGCTGAAATCATGGGAGCCACACCTACTCAAGTTTGTATTGCTGCTGAAATAGGTATGGAGCACAACTTGGGTTTGACTTGCGATCCTGTTGCTGGCCAAGTACAAGTTCCTTGTATCGAGCGTAATGCCATTGCAGCTGTTAAAGCGATTAACTCTTCACGCATGGCGATGCGTCGTCATAGTGAGCCTAGAGTCAGCCTAGATAAGGTGATTGCGACCATGTACGAAACAGGCAAAGATATGCATGTTAAGTACCGCGAAACTAGCCAAGGTGGCTTAGCCATTAAAGTCCTGAGTATTTGTGCTTAACTTAAACAAGTTCCTAGGTTCTAGTTTTTAGATCCTAGGAACTAGAACCTAGAACCTCGCGCTTCATCCTTACTTCTCTTCATACATTAAATAATAACTCTGCTCCATCCCTAGGGCTTTATAAGTCTGCTGAGCCTTAGTGTTCTCTTGTTCGACATAGAGTCTAAAGCTTGCTGCACCACC
Proteins encoded:
- a CDS encoding L-serine ammonia-lyase — protein: MFSAFDIFKIGVGPSSSHTVGPMKAAKEFVDELRQSGELELITHLSVDIYGSLSLTGKGHHTDIAILMGLGGNSPENVDIESIPETIAQIEKTGLLYLGKESHQVKFPQGSVTFHQHALPLHENGMSIHAYIDDKSALSKTYYSTGGGFIVDEEHFGLTAANEVMVPFPYAYASELLEQCTQAGMSISALMMENEKAFSSEKAIYEGFGAVWDVMKAGIEKGQKTEGVLAGPLRVPRRAPALYRQLKTNERLSSDPMEVIDWVNMFALAVSEENAAGGRVVTSPTNGAAGIIPAVMAYYDKFIQPMGEQEYTRFYLAAAAVGSLYTRNASISGAEVGCQGEVGVACSMAAAGLAEIMGATPTQVCIAAEIGMEHNLGLTCDPVAGQVQVPCIERNAIAAVKAINSSRMAMRRHSEPRVSLDKVIATMYETGKDMHVKYRETSQGGLAIKVLSICA